In one window of Microbacterium natoriense DNA:
- a CDS encoding AMP-binding protein: MVRSSYPDVEIPDVSIHEFLFGDLDESRLDAIALVDGMSGATTTYRQLLGQIDLFAGALAARGVGVGTKVGVLCPNVPAFATVFHGILRAGATATTINSLYTADEIANQLTDADATWLVTVSPLLAGAQAAAEELGIEADHVIVLDGAEGHPSLPQLLGEGHSAPAVSFDPATHIAVLPYSSGTTGRPKGVMLTHRNLIANVSQCRSTISLADDDRVLAVLPFFHIYGMTVLLNFALRQRAALVTMPKFDLVEFLRVVQEHRTSWVFIAPPIAVALAKHPLIDQYDLSAIKVIFSGAAPLDGTLATTVANRLGCVVCQGYGMTETSPVTHAIPYDRPDIDRSSVGMLLANTEARLLAEDGADVEVPASGASEPGELLIRGPQVMQGYLNRPDATQEMLDADGWLHTGDVATVTHDGVFRIVDRLKELIKYKGYQVAPAVLEAVLLEHPSIADAAVIGTLDDDGQEVPKAYIVVQQGAELDADAVMAHVAAHVAPHEKVRQVEFIGAIPKSASGKILRKDLRARA, from the coding sequence GCGCCACCACGACCTATCGGCAGCTTCTCGGGCAGATCGACCTGTTCGCCGGCGCCCTCGCCGCGCGCGGCGTCGGCGTCGGGACGAAGGTGGGCGTGCTCTGCCCGAACGTCCCCGCTTTCGCGACCGTGTTCCACGGCATCCTGCGAGCAGGGGCGACCGCGACGACGATCAACTCGCTGTACACCGCCGACGAGATCGCGAACCAGCTGACCGATGCCGACGCCACCTGGCTCGTCACCGTCTCTCCTCTGCTCGCCGGGGCACAGGCCGCGGCCGAGGAGCTCGGGATCGAGGCGGATCACGTGATCGTGCTCGACGGCGCCGAGGGGCACCCCTCGCTCCCCCAGCTCCTCGGAGAGGGGCACAGCGCCCCAGCGGTCTCCTTCGATCCCGCGACCCACATCGCGGTGCTCCCCTATTCCTCCGGCACCACGGGACGACCGAAGGGAGTCATGCTCACCCACCGCAACCTCATCGCGAACGTCTCCCAGTGCCGCTCCACGATCTCTCTCGCCGACGACGACCGCGTCCTCGCTGTGCTCCCCTTCTTCCACATCTACGGCATGACGGTGCTGCTGAACTTCGCTCTGCGCCAGCGTGCAGCTCTCGTGACGATGCCGAAGTTCGACCTCGTCGAGTTCCTGCGTGTGGTGCAGGAGCACCGGACCAGCTGGGTCTTCATCGCTCCCCCGATCGCAGTCGCCCTGGCGAAGCACCCCCTCATCGACCAGTACGACCTGTCGGCGATCAAGGTGATCTTCTCCGGCGCCGCGCCTCTCGACGGCACCCTGGCCACGACCGTCGCGAACCGGCTGGGCTGCGTGGTGTGCCAGGGGTACGGAATGACAGAGACGAGCCCGGTCACGCACGCCATCCCCTACGACCGCCCCGACATCGACCGCTCGTCCGTGGGCATGCTGCTCGCGAACACCGAAGCGCGGCTCCTCGCCGAGGACGGCGCCGACGTCGAGGTCCCGGCATCCGGCGCCAGCGAACCGGGCGAGCTCCTCATCCGCGGGCCGCAGGTGATGCAGGGCTACCTCAACCGTCCAGACGCGACTCAGGAGATGCTGGACGCCGACGGCTGGCTGCACACGGGTGACGTGGCGACCGTCACCCACGACGGGGTCTTCCGGATCGTCGACCGCCTCAAGGAGCTCATCAAGTACAAGGGCTACCAGGTCGCCCCCGCCGTGCTCGAGGCGGTGCTGCTCGAACACCCGTCCATCGCCGATGCCGCCGTGATCGGCACACTCGACGACGACGGCCAGGAGGTGCCGAAAGCGTACATCGTGGTGCAGCAGGGCGCCGAGCTGGATGCGGATGCCGTGATGGCCCACGTCGCCGCGCATGTCGCGCCACACGAGAAGGTGCGTCAGGTGGAGTTCATCGGCGCCATCCCGAAGTCGGCCTCGGGCAAGATCCTGCGCAAGGACCTGCGCGCCCGCGCGTGA